Genomic window (Bradyrhizobium sp. 186):
AACAACTCCCGTCCCAATCGGATCACTGATGACCGCAAATACAATGGGCGTTTTGGTTCCGGTGGCCATGAGCGCAAGTGTCGCCTCTGAGCCAGCAGTGACGATGACATTGAGATCGCGCTGTCCGAGAACTGCTGCCAGTTCTTGGATGCGTTTTGGATTGCCTTCGGCCCACAGATAATCAACCTCGATGGCTTTGCCCTCTATAAGGCCATTCTCGCGCAGACCTTGTTTGAACCCTTCGATCTGCCGAGGATCGAAGGCCGACGGGCTTCCAACACCCAAGTAGGCGATGCGGGCGAAGTGGTCGTTCTTCGATTGAGCGCACGCTGAGAAAGGCAACGCTGCGGCGCTACCAAGTCCGGCTATGAAATCGCGTCGTCTCATGTAGCCCCGATGAAAAACGACTCGCGGAATGCCTAGCTATCGCAGCCCAGGTGCTGGGGCAACTATCCATCTGGCGCTGACAAGGTCCGATGTCTGAAATGGGTCATTCGCGTCGATATTGCCATGTCCGCTCTTGCGTCCGCTATCCACCACACCGGACATTACCACGGCGGGAATGAGAGCGCCGACTAAAGTCTGGGATTGACGGCAAGATAAAAGCGGCTCGCCGCTGCGGGCCACTTGGGGTCGTAAGTATTTGTCTGCACATTAGTTTTGATGGCACTCCAACGGCACTGTGCAAAACGCCCTAGTGCCGCTTCGAGAAAAGAGACATTTGGAATCAATGCCCCGAGCGCCATCGTTCGTAGCATGGCGTGTTGCCGCGCGTGCTCGGCAGGATGTCCCGCCATGGTCGCATGGAAGCCGCTGCCGGACCAACGGAACGCCGTCAAGGCTCGCGTTGCGCGCGACCGGCTCCGCCGGTTTGCGGCCTTGACTGCGCTCCGCTGGACCGGCTTTTTGCTGCCATGCGATCGTGTCTTGCTGTGCGCGATTGCGCTCAAGCTGCAGAGGAAGTGCAGTGTCGCAGCGCTGTAGCGTGACGTGGCGTTGACTTCGGTTGTTCTGTGGATCGACCACGCTTGCCACAGTGGCGCCATGGCTGGCCTCTCAAGATTCGCGGCGACTGCGTGCGCCGGCCGACGCGCAATGCGACGATCTCTACGACTACGCAAAGACGCTCGCTCGTCACGGCCGACGACGGGCGAGGCGCGATCGGACGACATTGACGGCGACGGATGACTGGCCGGAAGACGTGCCGATGACGGAAGCCGAGATCGCCGTGTTCGAGGCGTGGTTTGGCGAGTTGTTCGACGAGCTATTTGGAGACGGCTGAGGAGGACGTCACCATGGCAGCGGCGGTTCGTGCGGCGCTCTACCTGCGGGTCTCGACGGGGCGGCAGGCCGACAGCGATCTCTCCATCCCGGACCAGCGCCGCCAGGCGAAGGCCTACTGTGCGTCGCGCGGCTGGGATATCGTCGCCGACTACGTCGAGCCCGGCGCGTCCGCGACGGACCACCGGAGGCCCGAATTCCAACGCATGATCGACGCCGCGACCACCAAGCCGCCGGCGTTCGAGGTGATCCTGGTCCACAGCTTCAGCCGCTTCTTCCGCGATCAATTCCAGCTTGAGTTTTATGTCCGCCGGCTTGCCAAGAACGGCGTGCGTCTGGTCTCGATCACGCAGGAACTCGGCGACGATCCGATGAGCAACATGATCCGCCAGATCATGGCGCTGTTCGACGAATACCAATCCAAGGAGAATGCCAAGCACACGCTGCGGGCGATGAAGGAGAATGCACGCCAAGGCTTCTGGAATGGCGCGCTGCCGCCGATCGGCTACCGCATCGTTGAAGCCGCAGAACAGCGCGGCGACCGCACCAAGAAGACGCTGGAGATCGACCCCATTCAGGCCGAAACTGTGCGGCTGATCTTCCGGCTGGCGCGCGAGGGAAACGGCTCCTCGGGGCCGATGGGCGTCAAATCGATCGCCAAACATCTGAATGAATCTGGCATGCGCACGCGCGACGGCGGACGCTGGGGTGTCGATGCCGTGCACAAGATGCTCACGCGAACGACGTATATCGGCCGCCACCGCTTCAACACCAAGTATTGGAAAACGCGCGAGCGCAAACCAGAGGCCGAGGTCGTCGAGATGGCCGTGCCGCCGATCATCGACGTCGCCGAGTTCGAGGCAGTGCAGACTCTGCTCAAGACGCGGAGCCCAGCACTGACCGCTCCGCGCGTTGTGAGCGGTCCCACCCTCCTTACCGGTATCTGCTTTTGCGCCTCGTGCGGCGGAGCAATGACGCTGAGGACCGGGAAGAGCGGGAGATACAGGTATTACACTTGCTGCACCAAGGCCCGGCAGGGTGAGACCGGCTGCAAGGGTCGCACCGTTCCTATGGAAAAGCTCGACAGCGTCGTTGCCGAGCACATCGAGCAGCGGCTGTTGCAGCCCAAGCGTCTCGAGCAAATCCTGTCGGCCATCCTCCATTGCCGGAAAGAGCGAGCCGAGCGACGAACGGCGCATATTGCCGAATTGCGCAAGCGAGGGTCTGAGTCGGAAGCCAAGCTCAAGCGCCTCTACGACGCTATCGAAAACGGAATCGCCGATGTGTCCGATCCGATGCTCAAGCAGCGCGTGACCGAGCTGAAGTCCATTCGCGATCAGGCCCGCGCCGATGCAGAGCGGACCGAGGGTGCGCTGGATCGGTCTGGGCCGAGCATCACACCCCAGGCACTCAAAACCTTCGCCAGGCAGGCCCGCAGGCGCACGCGGACCGAGAGCGGCGGCTACCGTCGCGATCACCTGCGCGCGCTGGCCCAGCGCATCGAAGTCGACGCAAAAGAGGTTCGCATCATGGGGTCGAAAAACGTGCTGCTGCGCACCCTCGTCGCCGCTGAAAGCGCAAAAACGGTAGGTTTTGGAGTGCCCAGTTTTGTACCGAAGTGGCGCGCCCGGAACGAGGCGACCGATGCACAGCTTCTGCATTGAAA
Coding sequences:
- a CDS encoding recombinase family protein — protein: MAAAVRAALYLRVSTGRQADSDLSIPDQRRQAKAYCASRGWDIVADYVEPGASATDHRRPEFQRMIDAATTKPPAFEVILVHSFSRFFRDQFQLEFYVRRLAKNGVRLVSITQELGDDPMSNMIRQIMALFDEYQSKENAKHTLRAMKENARQGFWNGALPPIGYRIVEAAEQRGDRTKKTLEIDPIQAETVRLIFRLAREGNGSSGPMGVKSIAKHLNESGMRTRDGGRWGVDAVHKMLTRTTYIGRHRFNTKYWKTRERKPEAEVVEMAVPPIIDVAEFEAVQTLLKTRSPALTAPRVVSGPTLLTGICFCASCGGAMTLRTGKSGRYRYYTCCTKARQGETGCKGRTVPMEKLDSVVAEHIEQRLLQPKRLEQILSAILHCRKERAERRTAHIAELRKRGSESEAKLKRLYDAIENGIADVSDPMLKQRVTELKSIRDQARADAERTEGALDRSGPSITPQALKTFARQARRRTRTESGGYRRDHLRALAQRIEVDAKEVRIMGSKNVLLRTLVAAESAKTVGFGVPSFVPKWRARNEATDAQLLH